In one window of Methanobrevibacter sp. DNA:
- the pheA gene encoding prephenate dehydratase, whose protein sequence is MISFLGPKGTFTHQAANILGDELIPYCTIPAVMESVANDETDFGVVPIENSIEGPVGITLDSLAHKFDLKIFKEIIIPINQNFIVNPGCKMEDIEDVYSHEQAIAQCREFIHKNNLQPHYAVSTANAAKSIVGDKSKAAIGNAKTVELYDLEILEANIQDTDNNATRFVVLSKDDHKITGNDKTSIIFSIYEDRPGGLYNILGIFQKNNINLTKIESRPSRRGLGKYLFFVDFNGHKDDEIIQNIISEIDENTYFLKVLGSYPEY, encoded by the coding sequence TTGATATCATTTCTAGGTCCTAAAGGTACTTTCACTCATCAAGCGGCCAATATACTTGGGGATGAGTTAATTCCATATTGCACAATCCCTGCGGTAATGGAAAGTGTTGCAAATGATGAAACTGATTTTGGTGTTGTTCCTATAGAAAATTCAATTGAAGGGCCTGTTGGAATAACTTTAGATTCTTTAGCTCATAAATTTGATTTAAAAATATTTAAAGAGATAATTATTCCTATAAATCAAAATTTTATTGTTAATCCTGGTTGTAAAATGGAAGATATTGAGGATGTTTATTCTCATGAACAGGCAATAGCTCAATGTAGGGAATTTATTCATAAAAATAATCTTCAACCTCACTATGCGGTCAGTACTGCGAACGCTGCTAAAAGTATTGTTGGAGATAAATCTAAAGCAGCTATTGGAAATGCCAAAACTGTTGAATTATATGATTTGGAAATTCTTGAAGCCAATATTCAAGATACTGATAATAATGCGACTAGATTCGTTGTTTTATCTAAAGATGATCATAAAATCACTGGTAATGACAAAACTTCTATAATTTTTTCAATATATGAAGACCGACCAGGAGGATTATATAATATTTTAGGTATTTTCCAAAAAAATAACATTAACTTAACTAAAATTGAATCTAGACCATCTAGAAGAGGTTTGGGCAAATATTTGTTTTTTGTTGACTTTAATGGTCATAAGGATGATGAAATAATTCAAAATATTATAAGTGAAATTGACGAAAATACTTATTTTTTAAAAGTTTTAGGTTCTTATCCTGAATATTAG
- a CDS encoding 6-pyruvoyl tetrahydropterin synthase family protein, with the protein MKILVNGIQSNLRFSSAHVIPGHESCGYIHGHSYFVDVEIEGERAGDFEFVVDFKDVKAFTKAICDELDHRLLIPVYNDLIEFKDFDKKKDSIFNLKKQHTVHFKIDGKGYSLPGVDCVFLPLPYTSAEELSKFFAETLAKKLSETYDNLEYVAVCVNEGIGQGAEFRKDL; encoded by the coding sequence ATGAAAATTTTAGTAAACGGCATTCAATCAAATTTAAGATTCTCTTCAGCACATGTTATTCCAGGCCACGAATCCTGCGGGTATATTCACGGACATTCTTACTTTGTCGATGTTGAAATTGAAGGCGAAAGAGCAGGGGATTTTGAATTTGTTGTAGACTTTAAAGATGTAAAAGCTTTCACTAAGGCAATTTGTGATGAGCTGGATCACAGATTATTGATTCCTGTTTATAATGATTTAATTGAATTTAAAGACTTTGACAAGAAAAAAGATTCAATTTTCAATTTAAAAAAACAGCACACAGTTCATTTTAAAATTGACGGTAAGGGATATTCCTTGCCTGGTGTCGATTGCGTATTCCTGCCTCTTCCTTATACATCCGCTGAAGAATTATCTAAGTTTTTTGCTGAAACTCTTGCTAAAAAATTGTCTGAAACTTATGATAATCTTGAATATGTTGCAGTATGTGTAAATGAAGGCATAGGACAAGGTGCTGAATTTAGGAAAGATTTATGA
- a CDS encoding 7-carboxy-7-deazaguanine synthase QueE: MKAPIIEIFSSFQGEGLLIGERQIFVRFAGCNLNCNYCDTNDSKSEKSGKLMTPDEVTAEINKLITPDCKTISFTGGEPSLYPDFISEVSDNFDLNIMLETNGTLPEKIDLIKKLDMVSLDIKLPEHFDGDFDNSIFLNEIKSLNLLISKSINVYCKVVILPSTKIKSFKEVVEKLSENISNKSDLKIIIQPSSPLGEWKDINFRLFEFSEVVGQYFEVSTIPQIHKILDIE; encoded by the coding sequence ATGAAGGCTCCAATTATTGAAATATTTTCTTCATTTCAAGGTGAAGGTCTTTTAATAGGCGAAAGACAAATTTTTGTGAGATTTGCAGGTTGTAATTTGAACTGCAATTATTGCGACACCAATGACAGTAAATCAGAAAAATCAGGAAAGCTAATGACTCCTGATGAAGTCACTGCAGAAATTAATAAATTAATCACTCCTGATTGCAAAACCATCTCATTTACTGGAGGTGAGCCTAGTCTTTATCCTGACTTTATTTCAGAAGTTAGTGATAATTTTGATTTGAATATTATGCTCGAGACTAATGGAACTTTACCGGAGAAAATTGATTTAATTAAAAAATTGGATATGGTTTCTTTGGATATTAAGTTGCCTGAGCATTTTGATGGTGATTTTGATAATTCAATTTTTTTAAATGAAATTAAATCACTAAATTTATTAATATCAAAATCCATAAATGTATATTGTAAAGTAGTTATATTGCCGTCAACAAAAATAAAGTCATTTAAAGAGGTAGTTGAAAAATTATCAGAAAATATTTCAAACAAAAGCGACCTTAAAATAATTATCCAACCTTCTAGTCCATTAGGAGAATGGAAAGACATTAATTTTAGATTATTTGAGTTTTCCGAAGTTGTTGGGCAATATTTTGAAGTTTCCACCATTCCTCAAATCCATAAAATATTGGATATTGAGTGA
- a CDS encoding CBS domain-containing protein, which translates to MQIKNLMSEDIITIDKDQNLSDALKLLRKHNVSRLPVTNNKQLVGIISERDIADKLGSSKYESMPASRLHISSVMVKDVFTVPQTMQLDEVAKLMLENGIGSVPVMDEDKMVGIVSKADFVTLAIGIAFDKITVKEIMSKDLTVVSPTERLVHARRLMKESHVGRLPVVEDEKLVGMVTSKDLMRAFIDFRKKVPEKYQKSQIKEVLVEDIMSFNPTFTSKDTTISEVSKIMMETGFNGLPVVDDEKVVGIITQTDILRLIEKLES; encoded by the coding sequence ATGCAAATTAAGAATTTGATGTCTGAGGATATTATTACCATAGACAAAGATCAAAATCTTTCTGATGCTTTGAAATTATTACGTAAACATAATGTTTCACGTTTGCCTGTAACCAACAATAAACAATTAGTCGGTATTATTTCTGAAAGAGACATTGCCGATAAACTTGGTTCTTCAAAATATGAAAGCATGCCTGCATCAAGACTTCATATTTCATCTGTAATGGTTAAAGATGTATTTACAGTTCCTCAAACAATGCAATTGGATGAAGTGGCAAAATTAATGTTAGAAAATGGCATAGGTTCTGTTCCGGTTATGGATGAAGATAAAATGGTCGGAATAGTTTCTAAAGCAGACTTTGTCACTCTTGCTATAGGAATTGCTTTTGATAAGATTACTGTTAAAGAAATCATGTCCAAAGATTTAACAGTAGTTTCACCAACTGAAAGGCTTGTTCATGCTAGAAGACTAATGAAAGAATCTCATGTAGGCAGATTGCCTGTTGTAGAAGATGAAAAATTGGTGGGTATGGTCACTTCTAAAGATTTGATGAGAGCATTCATTGACTTCAGGAAAAAAGTTCCTGAAAAATATCAGAAATCTCAAATTAAAGAAGTGCTAGTTGAAGATATCATGTCTTTTAATCCAACTTTCACTTCAAAAGATACTACTATTTCTGAAGTATCAAAAATCATGATGGAAACAGGATTTAATGGTTTGCCTGTCGTTGACGATGAAAAAGTCGTTGGTATAATAACACAAACTGATATTTTAAGACTAATTGAAAAATTAGAATCTTAA
- a CDS encoding CBS domain-containing protein has translation MKDKTSINRKSNTGAVERETKVHDREGDIMAIATRDVVSIPPSKSIKDTAKVMMEHEFRRLPITDPGSGKLLGIVTVMDILDFFGGGKKFNIIEKKYEDNFLAAINEPVKEIMSRELITVSNKASIGDTLEAMLSNQLGAIPIVDANEKLAGIVTERDIALSLAGVAGKDIVQDYMSTKVFNTTPGTPLEGACKIMVRNGLRRIPIIGGEADISKAAKKLLGILTSTDVIRFLNAKELFDNLNSNLATDVLATQISEIMAKDPVTVEPTMGIGELCELFAEKNIGGVPVVKDDEVIGIITERDILNAVKRY, from the coding sequence ATGAAAGACAAAACATCTATTAACAGAAAATCAAACACAGGTGCAGTTGAACGTGAAACTAAAGTTCATGACAGAGAAGGAGACATTATGGCTATTGCAACCAGAGATGTAGTTTCAATTCCTCCTTCAAAAAGTATCAAAGACACTGCTAAAGTAATGATGGAACATGAATTTAGAAGATTGCCAATTACTGACCCTGGTTCTGGTAAATTATTAGGTATTGTAACTGTAATGGATATATTAGATTTCTTTGGTGGAGGAAAAAAATTCAATATCATTGAGAAAAAATATGAAGATAATTTCTTAGCAGCTATTAATGAGCCAGTAAAAGAAATCATGTCTCGTGAATTAATTACAGTATCTAACAAAGCTTCAATTGGAGATACTCTTGAAGCAATGTTATCTAATCAATTAGGGGCTATTCCTATTGTAGATGCTAATGAAAAACTTGCAGGTATTGTTACTGAAAGGGATATTGCTTTATCTTTAGCAGGTGTTGCAGGTAAAGATATTGTCCAAGATTATATGAGTACAAAAGTGTTTAATACTACTCCTGGAACACCATTGGAAGGTGCATGTAAAATCATGGTAAGAAATGGTTTGAGAAGAATTCCAATTATTGGTGGTGAAGCGGACATATCCAAAGCAGCTAAAAAATTATTAGGTATTTTAACTTCTACTGATGTAATCAGATTCTTAAATGCTAAAGAATTATTTGATAACTTGAACTCTAATTTAGCAACTGATGTATTAGCAACTCAAATTTCTGAAATAATGGCTAAAGATCCAGTAACTGTTGAGCCAACTATGGGAATTGGAGAATTGTGCGAACTCTTTGCTGAAAAAAATATAGGTGGAGTTCCTGTTGTTAAAGATGATGAAGTAATTGGTATTATTACTGAAAGAGATATTTTAAACGCTGTTAAAAGATATTAA
- a CDS encoding endoglucanase — protein sequence MTDERDKLLQVMNSLEADYKSGKISTGKYRYFRSKYEDKLNSIDAMEATRRIRSMQGKSTSPKTKKRSNNPAMNKKREQQDLVQKYIINPKKDDAAYNKKKKSSMNGGTFKLIAVLVLIIAFTAGVAYGIFNLDTETVASSEVVATVEDTAFPEIVAVVNTTTTNVTDTSNNTQVEDTTDNDDSDEVETTTQTTTETTTDTPSSSSSSSSSYSSSSSSSSSSSSSSSPSSGSSSDGGSSQSGDSGGSSDSGSSSEGGSDSGGSESE from the coding sequence ATGACAGATGAAAGAGATAAACTTCTTCAGGTAATGAACAGTTTGGAAGCTGATTATAAATCTGGTAAAATTTCTACTGGAAAATATAGGTATTTTCGTTCTAAATATGAAGATAAATTAAATTCTATTGATGCAATGGAAGCAACTAGACGTATAAGGTCTATGCAAGGTAAATCAACTTCTCCAAAGACTAAAAAAAGAAGTAATAATCCTGCCATGAATAAGAAAAGAGAACAACAAGATTTAGTTCAAAAATACATTATAAATCCTAAAAAAGATGATGCGGCATATAATAAAAAGAAAAAATCATCAATGAATGGCGGTACTTTTAAGCTAATTGCAGTATTGGTTTTAATTATAGCGTTTACAGCAGGTGTGGCTTATGGTATTTTTAATTTGGATACTGAAACTGTTGCCAGTAGTGAAGTAGTTGCTACAGTTGAAGATACAGCATTCCCTGAAATTGTTGCTGTGGTAAATACAACCACTACAAACGTTACAGACACCTCAAATAACACTCAGGTTGAAGATACGACGGATAATGATGATAGTGATGAGGTTGAAACAACTACTCAAACTACAACAGAAACCACAACTGATACTCCGTCAAGTTCATCAAGTTCAAGTTCTAGTTATAGTTCCAGTTCAAGTTCAAGTTCCAGTTCATCAAGTTCAAGTTCTCCTAGCTCAGGTTCTTCCAGTGATGGTGGTTCATCACAATCTGGGGATAGTGGAGGATCTTCCGATTCAGGTTCTTCCAGTGAAGGAGGATCTGATAGTGGGGGCAGTGAAAGTGAATAA